In Candidatus Epulonipiscium viviparus, one DNA window encodes the following:
- a CDS encoding anthranilate synthase component II, whose product MILIIDNYDSFTYNLVQMFGKYDDNILVKRNDDITIDEIIELNPSHIVLSPGPGKPADAGICEALVQAATVAYPNISNTPILGVCLGHQAICEAFGGDVTYAPELMHGKSSIINVNNDNKLFKNLPSKIKVGRYHSLIGTNLPECLHVIATANDNEVMAVKHVNYEIYGLQFHPESILTIDGDAMIQNFLDTQTLNK is encoded by the coding sequence ATGATTTTAATAATTGATAATTATGATAGTTTTACCTACAATTTAGTACAAATGTTTGGAAAATATGACGACAACATTTTAGTTAAACGAAATGACGATATAACAATAGACGAAATTATCGAGTTAAATCCCAGTCATATTGTCTTATCTCCAGGCCCTGGCAAACCTGCAGATGCGGGGATTTGCGAAGCCCTAGTACAAGCTGCAACTGTTGCTTATCCTAACATTTCCAACACTCCTATATTGGGTGTATGTCTTGGGCACCAAGCGATTTGCGAAGCCTTTGGAGGAGATGTAACTTATGCTCCTGAATTAATGCACGGAAAGTCGAGCATAATAAATGTTAATAATGACAACAAGCTATTTAAAAATTTGCCTTCGAAAATTAAAGTTGGACGATACCATTCTCTAATTGGTACAAATTTACCCGAATGTTTGCACGTCATTGCCACTGCTAATGATAATGAAGTGATGGCTGTCAAACATGTAAATTATGAGATATACGGTCTACAATTTCATCCTGAATCAATTTTGACTATAGATGGAGATGCCATGATCCAAAATTTTTTAGACACACAGACTTTAAATAAATAA
- the trpC gene encoding indole-3-glycerol phosphate synthase TrpC has protein sequence MILDKILQATKLRVDAEKLKTPESTVRELAAAAPAKPSFKAAISNMDAINFICEVKKASPSKGIMVADFDYKQIAIDYEIAGAAAISVLTEPEFFLGSSQYLAQISRIVKIPLLKKDFIIDPYQIYQAKVDGASAVLLICSALDDAALAEYLAIAKSLQLDALVETHDATEVSRALAAGAEIIGVNNRDLKTFNVDINTSVALRALVPADIVFVAESGIRTRTDVEILEAAHVNAVLIGETLVKQTDKTRILNELKGCHEN, from the coding sequence ATGATTTTAGATAAAATTTTGCAAGCCACAAAACTTAGGGTTGATGCCGAAAAATTAAAAACTCCCGAGTCAACGGTTCGCGAATTAGCCGCTGCCGCTCCAGCCAAACCCAGTTTTAAAGCAGCAATCTCCAATATGGATGCTATCAATTTCATTTGTGAAGTGAAAAAAGCTTCCCCATCCAAAGGAATTATGGTCGCTGATTTCGATTATAAACAAATAGCAATCGACTATGAAATCGCAGGTGCAGCAGCCATATCGGTGCTTACAGAACCCGAATTTTTTTTAGGCAGCTCCCAATATTTGGCTCAAATAAGCAGAATCGTAAAAATTCCTCTGTTAAAGAAAGATTTTATAATTGATCCATATCAAATTTATCAGGCAAAAGTTGATGGTGCTAGTGCAGTATTGCTCATCTGCTCAGCACTTGACGATGCCGCGCTTGCAGAATATCTTGCTATTGCAAAGTCTTTACAACTAGATGCCTTAGTTGAAACTCATGATGCAACAGAAGTTTCGCGAGCCTTGGCTGCCGGCGCAGAGATTATAGGTGTCAACAATCGAGATCTAAAAACTTTCAATGTAGATATCAACACCTCCGTTGCATTGCGCGCATTGGTCCCAGCAGATATAGTTTTTGTAGCTGAGAGCGGCATTCGCACCCGCACTGATGTTGAAATATTAGAAGCTGCTCATGTCAATGCCGTATTGATTGGCGAAACTTTAGTCAAGCAAACCGATAAAACACGTATCTTAAACGAATTGAAGGGTTGCCATGAAAATTAA
- a CDS encoding phosphoribosylanthranilate isomerase: MKIKICGITSTQDLRAINEFKPDYIGFIFAPSKRRITLADAVTIKAELAADVATVGVFVNADLDFIAAAADSAIDFIQLHGDETSEYINNLKSLTDKPIIKAVRVKSTAQILAADELSCDYLLLDTFHENSYGGVGKTFDYTLIPATKHKIFLAGGLNINNIDSAISANPFALDINSGVEIDGVKNYDKIKNIILHCRHTLAAAKKEK; encoded by the coding sequence ATGAAAATTAAAATTTGTGGAATTACATCTACCCAAGACCTCCGAGCTATCAATGAATTTAAACCTGATTATATCGGATTTATCTTTGCACCTAGCAAGAGACGAATTACTCTGGCAGATGCAGTCACCATAAAGGCCGAGCTCGCAGCAGATGTTGCAACCGTTGGAGTTTTTGTCAATGCAGACCTAGACTTCATTGCTGCTGCAGCAGACTCTGCAATCGACTTTATCCAACTTCATGGTGACGAAACTTCAGAATATATTAACAACTTAAAATCTTTGACAGATAAACCTATTATTAAGGCAGTACGAGTAAAAAGCACCGCGCAAATCCTTGCCGCCGATGAGTTATCATGCGACTATTTACTATTAGATACATTTCATGAAAATAGCTATGGTGGCGTTGGCAAAACGTTTGACTATACCCTAATTCCAGCAACGAAGCACAAGATTTTTTTGGCTGGAGGTTTAAACATCAACAACATTGATTCAGCCATTTCGGCGAACCCATTTGCACTTGATATAAACTCTGGCGTCGAAATCGATGGCGTCAAAAATTATGATAAAATAAAAAATATAATATTACATTGTAGGCACACACTTGCTGCAGCAAAAAAGGAGAAATAA
- the trpD gene encoding anthranilate phosphoribosyltransferase: MIDQAIRKLLNGQNLHADLATAAMTDIMTGKVDEVKIATFLTALRIKGETSEEITAFARILRNRALKVPTDSDVLDIVGTGGDNTNTFNISTTTALVAAACGVRVAKHGNRSVSSKSGSADVLEALGVNINLAEDAHKVLMNTGITFMFAPLFHSSMKHVASARKKMGIRTVFNILGPLINPAFASFQVMGVYDEKLVVPLAEVLNNLGIKRALVIHGKDGLDEATLTDLTYVCEIKNNNLTSYYLDPRDFGFNFCEMADLVGGDATENAQITRDILAGIERGPKRDVVILNTALALYVALDISISAGVELATAAIDNGQAIEKLNELIKMSNGRV; this comes from the coding sequence ATGATTGATCAAGCAATACGAAAACTTTTGAACGGCCAAAATTTACATGCAGACCTTGCCACTGCCGCAATGACGGATATAATGACAGGCAAAGTTGATGAAGTTAAAATAGCAACATTTCTCACTGCGCTTCGCATCAAAGGTGAAACTTCTGAAGAAATCACCGCCTTTGCAAGAATTCTCAGAAATCGAGCACTTAAAGTACCCACCGATTCTGATGTGCTTGATATTGTTGGCACCGGTGGCGATAACACCAACACATTTAATATTTCTACGACTACAGCATTGGTAGCAGCTGCCTGTGGTGTCCGAGTTGCAAAGCATGGCAATCGCAGTGTTTCCAGCAAAAGCGGTTCTGCAGATGTTTTGGAGGCACTCGGTGTCAATATCAATCTCGCGGAAGATGCACACAAAGTTCTTATGAACACTGGCATCACATTTATGTTTGCACCATTATTTCATTCATCTATGAAACATGTGGCTTCCGCTCGCAAAAAAATGGGGATTCGCACCGTTTTTAATATACTTGGACCTCTCATTAACCCCGCATTCGCTTCTTTTCAAGTAATGGGTGTATACGACGAAAAGCTGGTTGTTCCTCTTGCAGAAGTGCTCAACAATTTAGGCATCAAGCGCGCACTAGTCATTCATGGCAAAGATGGTCTCGACGAAGCCACACTCACAGATCTCACCTATGTTTGCGAAATAAAGAATAACAATCTCACATCATACTATTTGGACCCACGTGACTTTGGCTTTAATTTTTGCGAAATGGCTGATTTAGTGGGTGGCGATGCAACAGAAAATGCTCAAATCACTAGAGACATCCTTGCGGGAATCGAACGAGGTCCAAAACGCGACGTTGTCATACTCAATACTGCACTTGCACTTTATGTTGCACTTGATATTAGCATTTCTGCAGGCGTAGAACTTGCTACTGCAGCGATTGATAACGGGCAAGCTATTGAAAAATTAAACGAACTAATTAAAATGAGTAACGGGAGGGTATAG